From the Brassica napus cultivar Da-Ae chromosome A8, Da-Ae, whole genome shotgun sequence genome, one window contains:
- the LOC106425958 gene encoding uncharacterized protein At1g21580-like isoform X2 — MDSSHYNPNYGQWNPHLLLLPPPPPVPPPPPFPPRESHPDSPSFYVPSIQNGGQRLHYLPPKPAVNQPSPYYSQQRPPRQHLQCIPEKFSYESQKVSQPLSFTESRDISQSVGVGYNDRRIDSWRMEYSAQGRRDSSGVGGINRGLDGSSWSRDEFRNLGHLRKESGAAWVEGNYQDRGQLQAEYFRGLDNGHRSLSSRVGYSSERYGVSVRRDMSRSSASREGARNLRWDEARRREEYYHLDCGRREGSNAAKRTPGKQTQKKSALLRLETPRSHHNGRENARSRCSFSGRRFNSNSFKCKEHLGYSDRGLVENQRGRTSVNLDVSFQSNRLVAKPVASPASADIHPRRSVTPRSSKAGRALVPDKSEKASVTEENGNRSILKSHEDLVDRTDTGCKALLPKGMEMEGTVKKKTNSSPKKLPISWSTVADLSGCSEARIRFAGMSMCNAGSQPCEDVDLDCLPSRNSSVMDVNAEDDSKGINKNVDSLSPENDSRRCLPKCPISSASLDIPNDSTELANAHSFTVCTFTNTTVNPLVENENGSRTESMETTARNSAAEMADNRDSDKGEKACVKGSDESGLAMAVPSDVCMENVSAERLVPDEDLGITSHYPAEIPSVDQLSGSTIRGLEVCLPEPDVSLSKGITGGSAECLVQRDVRQKDSTFCDSLPSSPPLVTETNLAVGINGISANETVTDAESGLHESQPCSTVCKFMHEKNNCAEKTVVDTQEEKTNPYGGTLNYKTPRTDIVAVTGDSVFPCSSVSSSPRRSFRHIRSEIHVAATVDETCKDKPKTKHSGGTSKYRTGGTNMFAFSGDSVPCGSLSNSPTLYSHIRSEVHVASMVDDTSNYKDKAKPSGGTSKCRISESDVTFDVGGQEKYSLNRVKTDIFDGEVWSSFVNVSGAEILGDSGVPLSRSHSNVKDHVISARDLDSQSKTSLSSRYDVENRENKSNYSAQKRFSRALPFVSGPKKDANPPNKCHTWHRKPDSSAKPLSSTLFTQPKFPIMTAQSSISYVRKGNSLLRKPSYGSLVKTGEITTLERQSNPSSDSSTSKVSNAIITSSGKCLLSYSRDHLISGLPESIMDSATSEEANAPHSGGDASKTSDIQTNHASDCQQKRNHPKLDSSHLKRTVYVKKKANQLIAASDIYGAVKGQIPTSDGYFKQSKNQLGRTSASCVSHSPDDSLDSQAATTMVSKRSSSAAFSDSAVTRPYKRSKFSLVWTQNDPQSRLRTSHMRYQRILPQLVPWKRVTYWRRLMNSVSGSALRNGSFSKSSQKLSMMRKTHTIYTRSTNGYSLRKSKVLSLGGSHLKWSKSIERDSRKANEEATLTAAEFSKKESEKHSGQSTTRITSRNHLTRERVFRIGSLRYKMDSSSRTLQRISDDDSPCTGLTENGKGAKRPPFIPKRLVIDNEEYVRVGNGNQLVRDPKKRTRALANEKVRWSLHNVRLRSAKKKKKYCQFFTRFGKCSKDDGKCPYVHDPSKIAVCTKFLNGLCANENCKLTHKVIPARMPDCSYFLQGLCNSDACPYRHVHVNQSAAICDGFLKGYCSDGDECRKKHSYTCPVFEAIGSCSQGSKCKLHHPKNQSKRRKRKRPAEPSEINSRGRYFGSRHKVFSESEPMVVDRRPTNSADFGIEDGLDFIFLGATEYEAGDNLAAEESVSSASEEPVSVYNLIRPVALMQ; from the exons ATGGATTCGTCTCATTACAATCCGAACTACGGCCAATGGaatcctcatcttcttctccttccgccgccgccgccagtgcctcctcctcctccttttcCTCCTCGTGAATCTCATCCCGATAGCCCTAGCTTCTATGTTCCATCAATCCAAAACGGTGGGCAACGCCTCCATTATCTTCCACCCAAGCCGGCGGTTAATCAGCCGTCTCCCTACTACTCCCAGCAACGGCCGCCGCGACAGCATCTTCAATGCATTCCTGAGAAATTTAGCTATGAGTCTCAAAAAGTTTCGCAGCCGTTGTCGTTTACGGAATCTCGAGATATCTCTCAGTCTGTTGGGGTTGGTTACAATGATAGACGAATTGATTCATGGAGAATGGAATATTCAGCTCAGGGACGGAGGGATTCATCAGGTGTTGGTGGCATTAATCGTGGTTTAGATGGTAGTTCTTGGTCTAGAGATGAGTTTCGTAATCTTGGACATTTGAGAAAAGAATCTGGAGCAGCTTGGGTAGAGGGAAACTATCAAGACCGTGGTCAGTTACAAGCAGAATATTTTAGGGGTTTAGATAATggacataggagtttatcttcACGTGTTGGTTATAGCAGTGAGCGATATGGTGTTTCAGTGAGACGTGATATGAGTAGGTCATCAGCGAGTCGTGAAGGGGCTAGAAACCTCAGGTGGGATGAAGCGCGGAGAAGGGAAGAATACTATCATTTAGATTGTGGAAGGAGAGAGGGGAGCAATGCCGCAAAGAGAACACCTGGGAAACAAACGCAGAAGAAGAGTGCTCTGCTTAGGCTTGAAACTCCAAGAAGCCATCATAACGGTAGAGAGAATGCTCGGAGTCGTTGTAGTTTTAGTGGGAGAAGGTTTAACTCTAATTCGTTTAAGTGTAAAGAACACTTGGGTTATTCTGATCGTGGATTGGTGGAGAATCAAAGGGGGAGAACTTCAGTTAATCTTGATGTTTCGTTTCAATCGAATCGCTTGGTAGCTAAGCCTGTAGCTTCACCTGCCAGTGCAGACATCCACCCACGCCGGTCTGTGACACCTAGGTCTAGTAAAGCTGGAAGAGCATTGGTGCCTGATAAAAGTGAGAAAGCTTCGGTAACTGAAGAAAATGGAAACAGAAGTATACTGAAGTCTCATGAAGATCTGGTGGACCGAACGGATACTGGTTGTAAAGCTCTTTTGCCGAAGGGTATGGAGATGGAAGGAACCGTGAAGAAGAAGACTAATTCGTCTCCTAAGAAGTTACCTATATCGTGGTCAACAGTTGCTGATCTCTCCGGGTGTTCTGAAGCAAGAATTCGTTTTGCTGGTATGTCCATGTGTAATGCTGGGTCTCAACCTTGTGAAGATGTGGATTTGGATTGTTTACCATCAAGGAATTCATCAGTGATGGATGTAAATGCGGAAGATGACAGCAAGGGGATCAATAAGAATGTAGATTCTCTGTCTCCTGAAAATGACTCTCGAAGGTGTCTCCCCAAGTGTCCAATTTCCTCTGCCTCTTTGGACATCCCTAATGATTCAACCGAGCTTGCTAATGCTCACAGTTTTACCGTTTGTACATTTACCAATACCACGGTCAATCCATTAGTTGAGAATGAGAATGGTAGCAGAACAGAATCCATGGAAACTACAGCTCGTAATAGTGCTGCAGAAATGGCTGACAATCGGGACAGTGATAAAGGTGAAAAGGCTTGTGTAAAAG GTAGTGATGAATCAGGTTTAGCTATGGCAGTACCATCTGACGTATGTATGGAAAATGTAAGTGCCGAGAGACTTGTGCCTGATGAAGATCTTGGTATAACATCTCATTATCCAGCAGAAATTCCTTCTGTGGATCAGTTAAGTGGTTCGACTATTAGAGGTTTGGAAGTTTGTTTACCTGAGCCAGATGTTTCTCTGAGCAAAGGTATTACTGGTGGTTCAGCTGAGTGTCTTGTTCAGCGAGACGTTAGACAAAAAGATTCCACTTTTTGTGATAGTTTGCCTAGCTCGCCTCCACTGGtaactgaaacaaatcttgcaGTTGGAATTAATGGCATATCTGCTAATGAAACTGTTACTGATGCTGAATCTGGTCTCCATGAAAGTCAACCATGTTCAACAGTATGCAAATTCATGCATGAGAAAAATAATTGTGCTGAGAAGACTGTTGTAGATACTCAAGAGGAGAAAACAAACCCTTATGGTGGAACTTTGAATTACAAAACTCCACGAACTGATATTGTTGCTGTTACTGGGGATTCTGTGTTTCCATGTAGTTCTGTATCCAGCTCACCGAGGCGGAGCTTCCGGCATATACGGAGTGAAATTCATGTTGCTGCTACAGTTGATGAAACTTGCAAAGATAAACCGAAAACAAAGCATTCTGGTGGTACTAGTAAGTACAGAACTGGGGGAACGAATATGTTTGCTTTTAGTGGGGATTCAGTTCCATGTGGTTCTCTTTCCAACTCACCTACGCTGTACAGTCATATACGGAGTGAAGTTCATGTTGCTTCTATGGTTGATGACACTAGCAATTACAAAGACAAAGCAAAGCCATCCGGTGGAACCTCTAAGTGTAGAATTTCAGAAAGTGATGTAACATTTGATGTTGGCGGTCAAGAGAAATACTCACTGAACAGGGTTAAGACTGACATATTTGACGGTGAAGTATGGTCATCTTTTGTAAATGTTTCTGGAGCTGAAATTCTTGGTGATTCAGGTGTTCCTCTGTCTAGATCACACTCCAATGTTAAAGATCATGTAATATCTGCCAGAGATCTGGATTCCCAAAGTAAGACATCTCTGAGCTCTAGGTACGATGTAGAAAACAGGGAAAATAAATCGAATTACTCTGCTCAGAAAAGGTTTTCCCGTGCCCTGCCTTTTGTCTCTGGCCCTAAGAAAGATGCTAACCCTCCCAATAAGTGTCACACTTGGCATCGAAAGCCAGATTCTTCTGCCAAGCCGTTGTCGTCGACTTTGTTTACACAACCGAAGTTTCCCATAATGACTGCTCAATCTAGTATTAGTTACGTACGTAAAGGGAATAGCCTTCTTCGAAAACCCTCGTATGGTTCTCTTGTTAAAACAGGAGAAATAACCACTCTTGAGAGGCAGTCAAATCCTTCCTCAGATAGCAGCACCTCCAAAGTATCAAATGCCATTATTACTTCTTCTGGAAAATGTCTGTTATCTTACAGCAGGGATCACCTCATCTCTGGTTTACCTGAGTCTATCATGGACTCTGCTACATCTGAAGAAGCCAATGCTCCACATTCGGGTGGAGATGCATCCAAGACATCTGACATTCAGACAAATCATGCTTCAGATTGCCAGCAGAAGAGAAATCATCCTAAGTTGGATTcttcacatttgaagagaacGGTATATGTCAAAAAGAAGGCAAATCAGTTGATTGCAGCTTCAGATATTTATGGTGCAGTTAAGGGCCAGATTCCTACCTCTGATGGCTATTTCAAGCAAAGTAAAAATCAGCTAGGAAGGACTTCAGCGAGCTGTGTCAGTCACTCACCTGATGATTCATTAGATTCACAAGCCGCTACAACCATGGTTTCGAAAAGATCATCTAGCGCAGCTTTCTCCGACTCTG CTGTCACGAGACCATATAAGCGGTCAAAATTTTCTCTGGTTTGGACGCAAAATGATCCACAGTCAAGATTGCGCACGAGTCACATGCGCTATCAGAGGATCTTGCCGCAGCTTGTTCCTTGGAAAAGAGTGACATACTGGAGAAGACTAATGAATTCAGTCTCCGGCTCTGCTTTGCGAAATGGTTCTTTTTCCAAGAGCAG CCAAAAATTGTCCATGATGAGGAAGACACATACGATTTATACAAGATCAACTAATGGGTATTCACTTAGAAAATCCAAGGTATTAAGTCTTGGTGGTTCGCATTTGAAATGGTCCAAGTCCATTGAGAGAGACTCGAGAAAAGCTAATGAG GAAGCTACCTTGACTGCGGCTGAATTTTCGAAGAAAGAAAGTGAAAAGCATTCTGGACAAAGTACTACTAGGATAACAAGCAGAAACCATCTGACAC GGGAGCGTGTTTTCAGGATTGGTTCCCTTCGTTATAAAATGGATTCTTCAAGCCGAACTCTTCAGAGAATATCTG ATGATGATTCACCGTGCACTGGACTTACTGAAAATGGGAAAGGCGCAAAAAGACCACCGTTCATTCCAAAGAGATTGGTGATAGACAATGAAGA ATATGTTCGTGTGGGAAACGGTAACCAACTTGTCAGAGATCCAAAGAAACGAACTCGTGCGTTGGCTAATGAGAAGGTCAGATGGAGCCTGCACAATGTTCGCTTGCGGTCagctaaaaagaagaagaagtactGCCAGTTCTTCACAAGATTCGGGAAATGCAGCAAAGATGACGGGAAGTGTCCCTATGTTCATGACCCCTCGAAAATTGCGGTTTGCACCAAATTTTTGAATGGGTTGTGTGCCAATGAAAATTGCAAATTGACTCACAAG GTCATTCCAGCAAGGATGCCTGATTGTTCTTATTTTCTGCAAG GCTTATGCAACAGTGATGCGTGTCCGTATAGGCATGTGCATGTCAACCAGAGTGCAGCTATATGTGATGGGTTCCTAAAAGGATACTGTTCAGACGGTGACGAG TGTCGGAAGAAGCATTCCTACACCTGCCCAGTATTCGAAGCCATTGGATCATGCTCTCAAGGATCAAAATGCAAGCTCCACCACCCCAAGAACCAAAGCAAACGAAGAAAGAGGAAAAGACCAGCCGAGCCGTCAGAGATAAATTCCCGTGGGCGTTACTTTGGCTCGCGTCACAAAgtcttttctgagtctgagCCAATGGTAGTGGATAGACGTCCTACTAACAGTGCAGATTTTGGAATAGAAGATGGCCTTGACTTCATATTCCTTGGCGCTACCGAGTATGAAGCAGGTGATAATCTAGCCGCCGAGGAATCTGTCTCCAGTGCTAGTGAAGAACCGGTTTCAGTTTACAATCTAATCAGACCAGTGGCTTTGATGCAGTAA
- the LOC106425958 gene encoding uncharacterized protein At1g21580-like isoform X1 — protein sequence MDSSHYNPNYGQWNPHLLLLPPPPPVPPPPPFPPRESHPDSPSFYVPSIQNGGQRLHYLPPKPAVNQPSPYYSQQRPPRQHLQCIPEKFSYESQKVSQPLSFTESRDISQSVGVGYNDRRIDSWRMEYSAQGRRDSSGVGGINRGLDGSSWSRDEFRNLGHLRKESGAAWVEGNYQDRGQLQAEYFRGLDNGHRSLSSRVGYSSERYGVSVRRDMSRSSASREGARNLRWDEARRREEYYHLDCGRREGSNAAKRTPGKQTQKKSALLRLETPRSHHNGRENARSRCSFSGRRFNSNSFKCKEHLGYSDRGLVENQRGRTSVNLDVSFQSNRLVAKPVASPASADIHPRRSVTPRSSKAGRALVPDKSEKASVTEENGNRSILKSHEDLVDRTDTGCKALLPKGMEMEGTVKKKTNSSPKKLPISWSTVADLSGCSEARIRFAGMSMCNAGSQPCEDVDLDCLPSRNSSVMDVNAEDDSKGINKNVDSLSPENDSRRCLPKCPISSASLDIPNDSTELANAHSFTVCTFTNTTVNPLVENENGSRTESMETTARNSAAEMADNRDSDKGEKACVKGTSSSLTKVDVKDSSVVLPVERTDGCSGSDESGLAMAVPSDVCMENVSAERLVPDEDLGITSHYPAEIPSVDQLSGSTIRGLEVCLPEPDVSLSKGITGGSAECLVQRDVRQKDSTFCDSLPSSPPLVTETNLAVGINGISANETVTDAESGLHESQPCSTVCKFMHEKNNCAEKTVVDTQEEKTNPYGGTLNYKTPRTDIVAVTGDSVFPCSSVSSSPRRSFRHIRSEIHVAATVDETCKDKPKTKHSGGTSKYRTGGTNMFAFSGDSVPCGSLSNSPTLYSHIRSEVHVASMVDDTSNYKDKAKPSGGTSKCRISESDVTFDVGGQEKYSLNRVKTDIFDGEVWSSFVNVSGAEILGDSGVPLSRSHSNVKDHVISARDLDSQSKTSLSSRYDVENRENKSNYSAQKRFSRALPFVSGPKKDANPPNKCHTWHRKPDSSAKPLSSTLFTQPKFPIMTAQSSISYVRKGNSLLRKPSYGSLVKTGEITTLERQSNPSSDSSTSKVSNAIITSSGKCLLSYSRDHLISGLPESIMDSATSEEANAPHSGGDASKTSDIQTNHASDCQQKRNHPKLDSSHLKRTVYVKKKANQLIAASDIYGAVKGQIPTSDGYFKQSKNQLGRTSASCVSHSPDDSLDSQAATTMVSKRSSSAAFSDSAVTRPYKRSKFSLVWTQNDPQSRLRTSHMRYQRILPQLVPWKRVTYWRRLMNSVSGSALRNGSFSKSSQKLSMMRKTHTIYTRSTNGYSLRKSKVLSLGGSHLKWSKSIERDSRKANEEATLTAAEFSKKESEKHSGQSTTRITSRNHLTRERVFRIGSLRYKMDSSSRTLQRISDDDSPCTGLTENGKGAKRPPFIPKRLVIDNEEYVRVGNGNQLVRDPKKRTRALANEKVRWSLHNVRLRSAKKKKKYCQFFTRFGKCSKDDGKCPYVHDPSKIAVCTKFLNGLCANENCKLTHKVIPARMPDCSYFLQGLCNSDACPYRHVHVNQSAAICDGFLKGYCSDGDECRKKHSYTCPVFEAIGSCSQGSKCKLHHPKNQSKRRKRKRPAEPSEINSRGRYFGSRHKVFSESEPMVVDRRPTNSADFGIEDGLDFIFLGATEYEAGDNLAAEESVSSASEEPVSVYNLIRPVALMQ from the exons ATGGATTCGTCTCATTACAATCCGAACTACGGCCAATGGaatcctcatcttcttctccttccgccgccgccgccagtgcctcctcctcctccttttcCTCCTCGTGAATCTCATCCCGATAGCCCTAGCTTCTATGTTCCATCAATCCAAAACGGTGGGCAACGCCTCCATTATCTTCCACCCAAGCCGGCGGTTAATCAGCCGTCTCCCTACTACTCCCAGCAACGGCCGCCGCGACAGCATCTTCAATGCATTCCTGAGAAATTTAGCTATGAGTCTCAAAAAGTTTCGCAGCCGTTGTCGTTTACGGAATCTCGAGATATCTCTCAGTCTGTTGGGGTTGGTTACAATGATAGACGAATTGATTCATGGAGAATGGAATATTCAGCTCAGGGACGGAGGGATTCATCAGGTGTTGGTGGCATTAATCGTGGTTTAGATGGTAGTTCTTGGTCTAGAGATGAGTTTCGTAATCTTGGACATTTGAGAAAAGAATCTGGAGCAGCTTGGGTAGAGGGAAACTATCAAGACCGTGGTCAGTTACAAGCAGAATATTTTAGGGGTTTAGATAATggacataggagtttatcttcACGTGTTGGTTATAGCAGTGAGCGATATGGTGTTTCAGTGAGACGTGATATGAGTAGGTCATCAGCGAGTCGTGAAGGGGCTAGAAACCTCAGGTGGGATGAAGCGCGGAGAAGGGAAGAATACTATCATTTAGATTGTGGAAGGAGAGAGGGGAGCAATGCCGCAAAGAGAACACCTGGGAAACAAACGCAGAAGAAGAGTGCTCTGCTTAGGCTTGAAACTCCAAGAAGCCATCATAACGGTAGAGAGAATGCTCGGAGTCGTTGTAGTTTTAGTGGGAGAAGGTTTAACTCTAATTCGTTTAAGTGTAAAGAACACTTGGGTTATTCTGATCGTGGATTGGTGGAGAATCAAAGGGGGAGAACTTCAGTTAATCTTGATGTTTCGTTTCAATCGAATCGCTTGGTAGCTAAGCCTGTAGCTTCACCTGCCAGTGCAGACATCCACCCACGCCGGTCTGTGACACCTAGGTCTAGTAAAGCTGGAAGAGCATTGGTGCCTGATAAAAGTGAGAAAGCTTCGGTAACTGAAGAAAATGGAAACAGAAGTATACTGAAGTCTCATGAAGATCTGGTGGACCGAACGGATACTGGTTGTAAAGCTCTTTTGCCGAAGGGTATGGAGATGGAAGGAACCGTGAAGAAGAAGACTAATTCGTCTCCTAAGAAGTTACCTATATCGTGGTCAACAGTTGCTGATCTCTCCGGGTGTTCTGAAGCAAGAATTCGTTTTGCTGGTATGTCCATGTGTAATGCTGGGTCTCAACCTTGTGAAGATGTGGATTTGGATTGTTTACCATCAAGGAATTCATCAGTGATGGATGTAAATGCGGAAGATGACAGCAAGGGGATCAATAAGAATGTAGATTCTCTGTCTCCTGAAAATGACTCTCGAAGGTGTCTCCCCAAGTGTCCAATTTCCTCTGCCTCTTTGGACATCCCTAATGATTCAACCGAGCTTGCTAATGCTCACAGTTTTACCGTTTGTACATTTACCAATACCACGGTCAATCCATTAGTTGAGAATGAGAATGGTAGCAGAACAGAATCCATGGAAACTACAGCTCGTAATAGTGCTGCAGAAATGGCTGACAATCGGGACAGTGATAAAGGTGAAAAGGCTTGTGTAAAAGGTACTTCTTCATCTCTTACAAAGGTTGATGTAAAGGATTCATCAGTTGTGTTGCCTGTTGAAAGAACTGATGGCTGTTCAGGTAGTGATGAATCAGGTTTAGCTATGGCAGTACCATCTGACGTATGTATGGAAAATGTAAGTGCCGAGAGACTTGTGCCTGATGAAGATCTTGGTATAACATCTCATTATCCAGCAGAAATTCCTTCTGTGGATCAGTTAAGTGGTTCGACTATTAGAGGTTTGGAAGTTTGTTTACCTGAGCCAGATGTTTCTCTGAGCAAAGGTATTACTGGTGGTTCAGCTGAGTGTCTTGTTCAGCGAGACGTTAGACAAAAAGATTCCACTTTTTGTGATAGTTTGCCTAGCTCGCCTCCACTGGtaactgaaacaaatcttgcaGTTGGAATTAATGGCATATCTGCTAATGAAACTGTTACTGATGCTGAATCTGGTCTCCATGAAAGTCAACCATGTTCAACAGTATGCAAATTCATGCATGAGAAAAATAATTGTGCTGAGAAGACTGTTGTAGATACTCAAGAGGAGAAAACAAACCCTTATGGTGGAACTTTGAATTACAAAACTCCACGAACTGATATTGTTGCTGTTACTGGGGATTCTGTGTTTCCATGTAGTTCTGTATCCAGCTCACCGAGGCGGAGCTTCCGGCATATACGGAGTGAAATTCATGTTGCTGCTACAGTTGATGAAACTTGCAAAGATAAACCGAAAACAAAGCATTCTGGTGGTACTAGTAAGTACAGAACTGGGGGAACGAATATGTTTGCTTTTAGTGGGGATTCAGTTCCATGTGGTTCTCTTTCCAACTCACCTACGCTGTACAGTCATATACGGAGTGAAGTTCATGTTGCTTCTATGGTTGATGACACTAGCAATTACAAAGACAAAGCAAAGCCATCCGGTGGAACCTCTAAGTGTAGAATTTCAGAAAGTGATGTAACATTTGATGTTGGCGGTCAAGAGAAATACTCACTGAACAGGGTTAAGACTGACATATTTGACGGTGAAGTATGGTCATCTTTTGTAAATGTTTCTGGAGCTGAAATTCTTGGTGATTCAGGTGTTCCTCTGTCTAGATCACACTCCAATGTTAAAGATCATGTAATATCTGCCAGAGATCTGGATTCCCAAAGTAAGACATCTCTGAGCTCTAGGTACGATGTAGAAAACAGGGAAAATAAATCGAATTACTCTGCTCAGAAAAGGTTTTCCCGTGCCCTGCCTTTTGTCTCTGGCCCTAAGAAAGATGCTAACCCTCCCAATAAGTGTCACACTTGGCATCGAAAGCCAGATTCTTCTGCCAAGCCGTTGTCGTCGACTTTGTTTACACAACCGAAGTTTCCCATAATGACTGCTCAATCTAGTATTAGTTACGTACGTAAAGGGAATAGCCTTCTTCGAAAACCCTCGTATGGTTCTCTTGTTAAAACAGGAGAAATAACCACTCTTGAGAGGCAGTCAAATCCTTCCTCAGATAGCAGCACCTCCAAAGTATCAAATGCCATTATTACTTCTTCTGGAAAATGTCTGTTATCTTACAGCAGGGATCACCTCATCTCTGGTTTACCTGAGTCTATCATGGACTCTGCTACATCTGAAGAAGCCAATGCTCCACATTCGGGTGGAGATGCATCCAAGACATCTGACATTCAGACAAATCATGCTTCAGATTGCCAGCAGAAGAGAAATCATCCTAAGTTGGATTcttcacatttgaagagaacGGTATATGTCAAAAAGAAGGCAAATCAGTTGATTGCAGCTTCAGATATTTATGGTGCAGTTAAGGGCCAGATTCCTACCTCTGATGGCTATTTCAAGCAAAGTAAAAATCAGCTAGGAAGGACTTCAGCGAGCTGTGTCAGTCACTCACCTGATGATTCATTAGATTCACAAGCCGCTACAACCATGGTTTCGAAAAGATCATCTAGCGCAGCTTTCTCCGACTCTG CTGTCACGAGACCATATAAGCGGTCAAAATTTTCTCTGGTTTGGACGCAAAATGATCCACAGTCAAGATTGCGCACGAGTCACATGCGCTATCAGAGGATCTTGCCGCAGCTTGTTCCTTGGAAAAGAGTGACATACTGGAGAAGACTAATGAATTCAGTCTCCGGCTCTGCTTTGCGAAATGGTTCTTTTTCCAAGAGCAG CCAAAAATTGTCCATGATGAGGAAGACACATACGATTTATACAAGATCAACTAATGGGTATTCACTTAGAAAATCCAAGGTATTAAGTCTTGGTGGTTCGCATTTGAAATGGTCCAAGTCCATTGAGAGAGACTCGAGAAAAGCTAATGAG GAAGCTACCTTGACTGCGGCTGAATTTTCGAAGAAAGAAAGTGAAAAGCATTCTGGACAAAGTACTACTAGGATAACAAGCAGAAACCATCTGACAC GGGAGCGTGTTTTCAGGATTGGTTCCCTTCGTTATAAAATGGATTCTTCAAGCCGAACTCTTCAGAGAATATCTG ATGATGATTCACCGTGCACTGGACTTACTGAAAATGGGAAAGGCGCAAAAAGACCACCGTTCATTCCAAAGAGATTGGTGATAGACAATGAAGA ATATGTTCGTGTGGGAAACGGTAACCAACTTGTCAGAGATCCAAAGAAACGAACTCGTGCGTTGGCTAATGAGAAGGTCAGATGGAGCCTGCACAATGTTCGCTTGCGGTCagctaaaaagaagaagaagtactGCCAGTTCTTCACAAGATTCGGGAAATGCAGCAAAGATGACGGGAAGTGTCCCTATGTTCATGACCCCTCGAAAATTGCGGTTTGCACCAAATTTTTGAATGGGTTGTGTGCCAATGAAAATTGCAAATTGACTCACAAG GTCATTCCAGCAAGGATGCCTGATTGTTCTTATTTTCTGCAAG GCTTATGCAACAGTGATGCGTGTCCGTATAGGCATGTGCATGTCAACCAGAGTGCAGCTATATGTGATGGGTTCCTAAAAGGATACTGTTCAGACGGTGACGAG TGTCGGAAGAAGCATTCCTACACCTGCCCAGTATTCGAAGCCATTGGATCATGCTCTCAAGGATCAAAATGCAAGCTCCACCACCCCAAGAACCAAAGCAAACGAAGAAAGAGGAAAAGACCAGCCGAGCCGTCAGAGATAAATTCCCGTGGGCGTTACTTTGGCTCGCGTCACAAAgtcttttctgagtctgagCCAATGGTAGTGGATAGACGTCCTACTAACAGTGCAGATTTTGGAATAGAAGATGGCCTTGACTTCATATTCCTTGGCGCTACCGAGTATGAAGCAGGTGATAATCTAGCCGCCGAGGAATCTGTCTCCAGTGCTAGTGAAGAACCGGTTTCAGTTTACAATCTAATCAGACCAGTGGCTTTGATGCAGTAA